From Sphingobacterium bambusae:
GTGTCGCCGTGGCCGGACGATATGAAACGTTGAGCAAAACATTCTACTACAAGAACGATCGCGCCGTAAATATCCAGCGCGCAACCATGGCAGGACTCAGTATGTTGTGGAATTTGTTTCAAAAAGAAGAAGCTGTAAAAATGGAATAATGTTTTATTAAAGATTGTTTTTAAAATATTATATTCTGTTTATACGAATTAAGTAGATTAAATGTTAATTTAGTAAATCATTCAACGAACTTATATCTTATGGCTATATATAAATTGTTGCTTCCAAAGATGGGAGAGAGTGTTTCTGAAGCGACCATAACGAAGTGGGTGAAGGCTGTGGGAGATACCATCGTGGAGGATGAAGCCGTTGTGGAGATAGCAACAGATAAAGTGGATTCCGACGTTCCATCGCCAGTAGTAGGAAAGTTGTCCAAAATTTTATTTGAAGAGAATCAGGTTGTACAGGTCGGTGATGTGATCGCATTGATCGAGGTAGAAGCTGATGATAATAATGAGGTGCTACGTGATGATGACGCTGGAACTCCGGCTTTCCTAGCGCCAGGGCCTGTGGCTGATGAGGAAATTATTGACACGGCTAAGCCTACTGAGGTCGTTAGCGAAGAGTCTTCAACAAGTGAAATACCCGGTGTCAGCTTGTTGCAAAGCAATACAGAGGAGATGCGCATTAAGCAAGTTGGCGATCGTTTCTACTCTCCCTTGGTGAAAAATATCGCGCAAGAGGAAGGGTTGCGTAAGGAAGAGCTCGATCAAATTGTCGGTACCGGTGCAGAAGGTAGAGTGACGAAGCAGGATGTTTTGGACTATTTGAGCAAGAAAAGAGTTATCGAGCAGGAGAACCCGCCTGTTGCTGAAGATAAAACAGCGACTGTTGCAGTGCCCGTGTCGCAGCCGGTTGAGACTGCATCCGTTACGGAGCATGCGAAGTTTTCCACGTCGGGCGATGAGATCATTGAGATGGATCGTATGCGGAAGCTGATTGCCGACCATATGGTACATAGCGTTAAAACCTCACCCCATGTTGCCTCTTTTGTAGAGGCTGATGTAACCCACTTAGTAAATTGGCGAAATAAGGTAAAGGATAGCTATAAACAACGCGAAGGCGAAAATATTACGTTTACACCCTTGTTTATTGAGGCTATAAGCAAAGCGATCAAAGATTTTCCCATGATCAATGTGTCGGTAGACGGACATCGGATTATTAAAAAGAAAAACATAAATATTGGAATGGCTGCCGCCCTTCCATCGGGTAATCTGATTGTACCGGTGATCAAAAATGCCGATCAGTTGAGTTTGGTAGGTTTGAGCAAAGCCGTGAACGATTTGGCCAATAGATCTCGTGGAAACAAATTGAAACCCGACGATACACAGGGGGGAACATTTACGTTTTCCAATATCGGTGCATTCGGTAATATCATGGGATTTCCCATTATCAACCAGCCACAAGCGGCCATTCTAGCGGTGGGAACAATTAAAAAGAGACCTGCTGTACTGGAGACGGCTGATGGTGATGTAATCGCTATTCGCCATATGATGTACTTGTCAATGTCCTATGATCATCGCGTCATCGACGGCGCACTTGGAGGGATGTTCCTTAAACGAGTAGCTGATTATCTCGAAAGCTGGGATATCAATAGAGAAATATAAAAAAAAGCCGGACATCTGTTCCGGCTTTTTTTTATCGTGTGATCTAGCTTGTTTGAAGGTTGTCGAAGGCCGACTTTCTTTTACGCATGATGGTTCGGTACCGGAAGAACAGCAGTACGGAAGAGCTGAGTAAGCCTAAGGTCAAGCCATACCAAACGCCTTGAATACCGATGTTAAGATAAATGCCAAACAAATACGCTGATGGGATTCCGATAATCCAATAGGCAATAAAGGTAATGATTGTCGGCACATTTACATCGCCCATGCCACGTAAGACGCCCAAACCTACGACCTGCGTACCATCAAAAAGCTGAAACAAGCCTGCTATAATCAATAGCTGCGCCGAAATACGGATAACCGCTTGATCGTCACTAATGACCAAAGGTAGATACTGGTTGAAAATGGTGAAAATCAATGCGCAAACCACCATAAATATCAGCACAAGATGGTAAGATACGGTGGCAAATTTCTGTACACGTTCCATGTTCTTCTTCCCGTAGTTGTGTCCTGTTTTTATGGTGGCGGCCGATGCGATTCCGCTAGCCATCATATAAGTCATCGCCGCGAGGGTGATCGCTACTTGGTGACTGGCCTGCTCCACTGCGCCAATTTTTCCGGCGATCACGGAGGCTGCAGCGAAAGCCCCTACCTCAAAAACATATTGTAACGCTACTGGAGCGCCTATCTTGAAAATGGACTTTACTTTTTGCAGATCCACATGCCTCACGCGGAAATAGCTTGTATATACCTTGAATAATCTAGAGCGTAATACATAGGCCGACATCGCTACCATCATGAGTATGCGGTCTATCAGTGTAGCGTAACCTACACCAACAATACCCATGGGCTTTAGGCCGAAGAAACCTTTGACAAATATCACGGCCAAGATAATGTTTAACACATTACCCCAAATGGTAATGTTCATAGCCTGTTTTGTGAATCCTAAACCTTCCGCAAATTGTTTGAAGGTGTTGAAGACCATTAAGGGTAGGATAGACAACATCAGTATCAACAAATAGGGCTTGGCAGTTTCTACCACCCGCGGATCCTGATCCATATGCTGCATGGCATACACAGAACCGAAATTGACCACCGCGAAAAGGACAATGGCCGTGAGTATGTTTAACCAAAGGCTGTTCGATAAGAGCTTTGCGCATGCTGCTTTATCACCCTGCCCGTTGGCTTGTGCGATGAGAGGGGTTAAGCCATAGGAAATGCCCAAGCCGACCACCATTACCACGATAAAGACCGAGTGTACGAGGGAAACAGCTGCCAAAGGAATCGTGCCCGCGAACTTTCCGACAACAATGGTATCTGCGGTATGCACCAACGTTTGACCCAACTGCGAAATGACCACCGGCCCTGCAAGCGCGAATGCACTCCAATAGAAGTGTTTGTTCTTTTTGTAATACGTGTATAACATAGTGAGGCGACAAAGATAGCAATTGCCCCCGTCGCTATCGTCATCCTATTGCATAGTTAATAAATTTTTGTTGTTTATGAAGGAAGGGCTCATTATGAAAATGTTACTAAATAATTACATCAAAATTTTGAGGATAATTAAATTAAGGCTTACCTTAGTCGGCAGTAAAGACTAAAAAATAAAACAAATGACTTTAGGATTCTTGAATATTGGTTCGCAGGAGATGATACTCATTGTTATCGTTATTCTGCTGTTGTTTGGTGGTAAGAAACTTCCTGAATTAGCACGTGGATTAGGGCGAGGGATTCGCGAATTTAAAGATGCTTCGGAAGGTATCAAGAGAGAAATTTCTGACCAGATAAACAATTTTGAAAAGGATTTGGACGTGACGGCGGAAGAGCAACCTAAAGCAGACAGCCAAACAGCGGAAGTTCCGACGGAAGAAGCCGTAGAAGAGCAGGTCGCAGAAGCAAAACCGAAAGAAGAAAAGAAACCGTTGCCTACCTTTAGTGCACCGGAAAATACCTATCAGCATGATCCAGGACAACAACCTAGCTCTGGCGATCAGCACTATCAGTATGGCTACAATGACCATTTTGCAGCGGAAGATGCAACAAAAGAAGAATCCGTAGTAAAAGCGGATGTTGAAGAACCTACAAAAAAAGCTTAAAACAAGTAAACCTTACACGATTGTATCGACATAGAGGACTGTCGCCAAGCACTTGAGGTTACGTATTTTAGAAGTAGAGATAATGTATTTGAAGCAATCTGCACCGAGGTGCTAGATTGCTTCATTGCTAAATACGATTAGATACGCTAATTTCTGTTGCAAAAGACATAGGCTATTTTCGAGGCAATCATTTCTATTGCATACACTTTACACTTATGGCATACGAAATTATTATTTCGCAAGAGCTTGGCATTACCAACCGCCAAGTATCCACAACGATTGAACTTTTGGACGAAGGAGCGACGATTCCATTTATTGCGCGTTACCGCAAGGAGATGACCGGAAGTTTGGATGAGGTACAGATCACCAGTATTCGTGATCGTGTGCAACAGCTGCGAGACTTGGATAAAAGGAAGGAAGCCGTATTGAAATCGGTTACTGAGCAAGGAAAACTAACAGCCGAGCTGGAACAGCAAATAAAAAGTGCGGAAACCATGGCCATCTTGGAAGATATTTATCTGCCTTACAAGCCGAAAAGGAAAACACGCGCTTCCGTTGCTCGGGAGAAGGGACTACAACCCTTGGCCGATCAACTGTTGCGGCAGGAACACGGAGCTATTGCCGGATGGGCGGAAGCCTTCATCAATGAGGAGCATGGCGTGGAGAAATTGGAAGATGCACTTTCTGGGGCCCGTGACATCATTGCGGAGCAAATTGCTGAAGATGCGGATGTCAGAACGCGTGCACGTAAAGTATTTTTGGATAAAGGACAGTTTGTATCTCGCGTAGTTGCGGGCAAAGAGGAGGCTGCATTAAAATATAAAGATTATTTCGAATGGTCCGAATTCTTGAAAGATGCGCCATCACACCGCGTATTAGCAATGCGCCGTGGCGAAAAGGAAGAATTGCTGTACTTGGATATCGCAGTGGACGAAACGGAAATTCTACCAACGATTGATAGGCTATATGTAAAGAGCAGTAATGAGGCTGCAGCACAGGTGAGGTTGGCCTTGCAGGACAGCTACAAGCGTTTGCTGAAGCCATCCATGGAAACGGAAGTGCGTGTTTTGACACGCCAACGTGCCGATGAAGAGGCTATACGTGTATTTGCTGACAACGTTCGCCAGTTACTTTTGGCGGCTCCCTTGGGCCAAAAGCGATTGTTGGCAATCGATCCCGGGTTCCGTACAGGATGCAAAACAGTGGTACTTGATGCGCAAGGTACTTTGTTGGAAAATACCGCAATTTTTCCGCATACGGGAGCGGGGGGAGCTGCTGAAGCTGCCAAGACCGTAAAACATTTGGTTGAGAAGCACAATATTGAAGCTATAGCTGTCGGCAATGGTACTGCAGGAAGGGAGACAGAGGAGTTTGTACGTAAATTGGGCATCCAAGGGGTAACACTTGTCATGGTCAATGAATCTGGCGCATCGATTTACTCTGCTTCGGATGTAGCGAGGGAGGAATTTCCTGATCATGATGTGACAGTGCGTGGCGCTGTATCGATTGGTCGACGGTTGATGGATCCTTTGGCGGAGCTGGTGAAGATTGATCCCAAGTCAATCGGGGTAGGGCAATATCAGCACGATGTTGACCAAAATAAGTTGCAAACAGCATTGGACGATACGGTAATTTCTTGTGTGAACGCCGTGGGTGTTGAGTTGAACACCGCCTCTAAGCAGGTTCTTGCTTACGTTTCTGGGTTGGGTCCTTCATTGGCCCAACAGATTGTGAATTACAGGATGGCAAACGGACCTTTCCGTTCCAGAAAGGAACTGAAGAAGGTGCCGCGTCTCGGCGATAAGGCCTTCGAACAAGCTGCTGGTTTTCTGCGGATTCGTAATGGAGAGCACCCATTAGATGCATCAGCCGTGCATCCTGAACGATACGCCTTGGTGGAGCAGATGGCGAAAGATGTAAACAGCAAAGTAGCTGATCTTTTGTCTAACGATGAGCTACGGAAGCAAATCGATCTAAAGAAATATGTATCGGATCAAGTTGGTTTACCAACGTTAAATGATATTCTTGCGGAGCTTTCAAAACCAGGGCGTGACCCGCGGGAGCAATTCGAAGAGTTTAACTTCACGGATGGTGTAAATGCAGTTTCGGATCTACGTGTAGGGATGAAGTTACCGGGTATCGTGACAAACATTACTAATTTTGGAGCATTCGTTGATATCGGTGTACACCAAGATGGTTTAGTGCATCTTAGCCAGTTGGCGAACCGTTATATTGCTGATCCACATGAAGTGGTTAAGGTACAGCAAAAAGTGATGGTGACCGTAACGGAAGTGGATGAGCGTAGAAATAGAATAGGATTGTCTATGAAGACAGAAGAAAAGCGTAATCCAGCACCGAAACGTGATCGGGACAACAAACCGCGTCAGCAACCAGAAACAGATATGGCATCGAAGCTGGCTGCATTAGCAAGTAAATTTAAATAGAAAAAGGGAGCGATTTCGCTCCCTTTTTCTATTTATTAGTATCCTGGGTTTTGTTCCAGCCCACCGCCGAGGACAATCTGTCCCGATGGTATAGGATAAACAAAGTATTGCTCGCTGGATAAGGTACTATATTTTTCTAGTGCCAGCCCTGTGCGACAGAAGTCAAACCAAGTTTCGCCTTCGAAAAGTAGCTCGCGCTCCTTTTCTTCCTGTACGAACTGTACAAAGGATTCTAACCCAGTGAATTCGGTGATTTCCTTACTTACGTTAGCTCTCGTCAACACGGCGTTCAGAGAGTTAAAGGCATCGGTGGAAACGGTTCCGCTGACACGTGCAGCTGCTTCAGCATGGATCAAATAAATTTCTGCTAAACGAATGATGGGCAGATTTTGGCTCGGTGGGTTTGCATTCGGAAATTTACCGATGTAAAACTGATTGCGGGTACCTTTAAATACCGAAAAATCACGTCTGCTATCCTCTTCTTCAAACAACGCCACGATCGTTGAATCTTTAGCGCGGAATAACATACTCGCATTATCGTTGCTGACTAAGGCTAGTGGGTTGGTTGTCTGATCATCAAACTGTAGCTCAAAAATCGATTCCGTCGTATTTTCGTTTTGCCAAATACTTGGATAACTGCTTACCAATTGAAAAGCTTCAGAATCAATGATTTCTTTGGCCAAGTTAGCGGCCTGTGTGTAGTCATTGGTGTACTGCGCTTGGTAAAGGTAAACTTTTGCCAGTAGGGCTCTCGCGGCAGCTTTCGTTGCGCGCCCTTTGGTAGCCTCCACACTCTCGTTGGATTCTGCCAAAGCTTCGATACTCTCGGTCAAATCCGTCACGATCTGCGCATAGATTTCCTCTGGATCACTCTGTCCAATAGCTTGATCCTCGTCTTCTGTCGTCGCGGTTAATTTGAGCGGCACACGTCCGAAAGCTCTGACCAAGAAAAAGTAGCTCAGGCTGCGGATGAATTTACCCTCCCCAATAAATTGGTTTCTTTTTTCGACGGAGATGGCGTTTTCTGGAATTTCAGGAACACGTAGGATGATATTGTTCGCGGCATTGATGGTGTTGTATACCCCTTGCCATACATTGGATGTCCAAGGGTTGATGACCGTTACGTTATGTGTCGCGAAGTTTTCGTATTCGGGAAATGCCGACGCATGGGCAACATGGCGGGCTGAAAACTCGGGCACGATAACAGCGGTTTGTCCCCAAGCAAAGGAACTGGTCATTGTGCGGTACATACCGATAACGGCAGAGTTAGCATTGGTTTCTGAATTGAAGAAGTTATCGTTCGTCACTTGGCTGAGGGGTTCTCGGTCTAGAAAACTGTCGCAAGAGGAGAAGCCTACAGCGAAAAGCGCGAAGATGGAAAGTTTATATAGCGTATTCATGTGTGTGCTCTAATGTTAAAATGACAAATTGATACCTGCAGTGAAAATGCGTGGCTGTGGATAACTTCCGTAGTCGTAACCATAAATTAATCCGGTATTTGCACCGCCATGGCTGGAACCAACTTCCGGATCAAACCCTTTGTATTTGGTGAATACATAGGCATTCTGTACAGTTACATAAGCACGAAGCTTGTTCACTTTGATTTTGTCCGTAAGGTCTTTCGGTAGCGAGTATCCTAAGGTGATATTCCGCAGACGGAAGAAAGAACCATCCTGTACAAATCGATCGGAAATGGCAGAGTTATCGAAATTTCCGGGTGTTGGGCGAGGGACGTCGGTTTGATCTCCCGGTTGTCTCCATCTATCCACCCAATCCACTAAGCCGTTCGAGCTTAGGTTTGAACCCCCAAGACCGGTTGCCAAGTTGTAGTTGAACAAGTCGTTGCCATAGGAGAACTGCCCCATGATGCTTAGATCAAAGTTTTTATACTGGAAATTGTTGGTTATACCACCGAAAAACTGCGGATTGGGATCACCAATAATCTGCCGATCTAGGGGATCGCTAGGCGTGGTTGGCTGACCATCACGACCTTCGTACTCCACAAGTCCTGTCTCCGGATTCACTCCAATCATTTTCCAGCCAAAGAACGTGCCTAAAGGCAGCCCAGCTTCGGCGATATTCAGCTCGCCAACACCACCTAACATCCTAGGAATACCTGGAGGAAGTGCTAATACTTTGTTTTTGTTGAAGGTCATGTTCAACGAGGTGGTCCATTTAAATGCTCCAACTAGATTTTGTGTCGTCAACTCAAATTCGAAACCTTTGTTTTCGATATCACCTGAATTTGTAAACTGGTTCAGGTAACCCGAACTGGTCAATATCGGCACAGCAATGAGCAAGTCTGACGTCTTTTTGTAGTAATAGTCGGCAAGGATGGATATTCTGTTGTTAAACAAGCCTAAGTCGATCCCGATATCGGTTTGTTGCGTGGTTTCCCATTTCAGATTGATATCGCCCAGTACCGCCGGAACAAAGCCAGGTGCGCCTAGGTAGTTATTACCACCATTGTATAATGAGTAACTAGCATAGTTGCCAATGTTTTGGTTACCCGTTACTCCCCAGCTACCACGAAGCTTTAAATTGTTGATGGTAGGGATTTCCTTCATGAAGCTTTCCTCGGAAACGCGCCAAGCTGCGGCCACGGAAGGGAAAGTAGCCCATCGGTTTTCACGGCCGAAGCGGGATGAGCCATCAGAACGTAGATTAGCGGTTACGATGTACTTCTTTTGAAAATCGTAGCTTACACGCGCAAAGCCCGATGCAATAGCCCATTCCTCAGGGAATGAATTGGCTCCCGTAACGACTCCACCAGCACTGATGTATGGAATGTCGTTTGAAGGGAAATTATTGCGTTGACCATGTACAAACTCCAAGCGGGATTCTTGCACAGAAAAACCACCGAGGGCGTTGATATGATGGTCGCCGAAAGTTTTGTCGAATGTTAAGGTTGTTTCGTTGATCCATAGCTGATCACGGGTGTTACGTCGTGCACCGATACCGCCTTGGCTGGCAAATGCCCGTAGTCCGCTAGGCGGCATGAAGAATGTCTCGTCAATAAAGCTCGCGTCAACACCGAAGCTTGTTTTCAGCGCTAGAGCAGGTATGATGCGGTACTCCGCACTTGCATTAGCTAATATTCGCCAAGTCTGTGCATTATTGATGGGTAGGTTTAGTATCGCCAAAGGATTCTCTCGCGTAGCACTCACCTGATCGTAAACATAATTTCCATTTTCATCATAGATATTCAAGTTTGGCGGCGCGAAGATCCCATTTTTTGTCGCCCCCTCGCGCGAATTTTCCTCCTGTATACGATCGTTTTCAGCACGGGTAACGTTGATTGCCGTTGCAAAGTTGAGCTTTTCGCTATGCTGATGATTTAGGTTTATACGCCCGCTGATTCGGTTAAAGTCCGAACCGTGCAGAATACCGCCCTGCCTCATGTAGCCAAATGAAGTGTAGTACTGCGTTTTGTCGCTACCTCCGCTAGCAGCAAGCTCATAGCTTCGTGTGGCTGCTTTTCTAAATACCACATCCTGCCAATCGGTGTTGATGGAAGGATTGGATAAAATTTGATCGGGGATAACCCGACTAGGATCTTCCTGTTGGTATATGCTGTAGAAATCGCGCATGTAATCTTGGTACTGCGCGGTGTTCATCATCTTGTACTTGCGTTCGGAAGGCATCTCGGAGTAGCCTTCGTACATGTTGAAGTGGAATTGGCTTGTTCCTGCATCTCCTTTCTTTGTCGTAATCAAGACCACGCCATTAGCTGCGCGAGAACCGTATATAGATGAAGAAGCCGCATCTTTCAGGATTTCGACCGATTGCACATCGGAAGGGTTCAAGGAAGACAATACGTTTATACCCTGTGTTCCTCCTCCAAAATCGAAGGTCGAACCTCCGGTAAAGTTGGTGGTACTGTTCACCGGAATTCCATCGATAACATAAAGTGGATCAGAGCTGGCATTGATGGACGTCGTACCGCGTACACGGATGCTCAATCCACCACCCGGTGAACCGGATTTTTGAGATACCTGTACACCACCTGCCTTTCCTTGGATCGCTTGCGGGATACTAGGAAGGACCTCGTTTTCGATCTGATCAGATCCTATGCTCGACACGGAGCTGGCCAGTGTAGCCCGTTCCATGGTGCCATAACCGACAGCAACCACCTGTACCGATTGAATCGTTTTCGTTTCCTGTGTTAGGGTAACAGCTACCGTTTTACGGTTGTTGAGTACCTCTTCATGCTCCTTATATCCTACGGCGCTGAAAATAAGTGCTTGGCTATTTGCGGCGGCAATACTGAACTTTCCCTGATCGTCCGTCGCAGCGGTAATGGCTTGGCCTTTTACCGATACGGTAGCACCAGCAACAGGCCCGTTGGCATCGCGTACTGTTCCTTGAACGAGATCTTGCGCATTTTGTGGCGTAGCGGCCGAATCTGTTTTGACCGCTGTTTTTGCTTGCGTGGAATCAGCTTGCACGGGAACAAGGCCTGTAGCCCTTGTCGCGGTGGAATCCGTCTGTGTTGAATCTACGGCATTGGTTGCCGTTGCTGTAGAATCTGTCTTGACCGAATCGGGCGGCGCTACTTTAAGCACCACATGAATTTCGCTGCGGTTGTTCACCGGCTCCTCATGTCTAGCAAAGTCGGTTTTATTGAATATCAAGGTAGCATCAGGCTTCGCCTCTAGAGCATATGCGCCCTGTTCATCGGAAACAACATTAACGGACTCTCCTTTGACCGTAACGATCACGCCCTGCATAGGCGCCCCCTGCTCGTCTTTGATAGACCCCTTGATAGCATTGAGGGTATCCAAGACCATTGGTGATGCCGACCAGTAATTACGTGAAGTGTTGTTTTCTTTGAGCGGGTTGGTAAGGGATGTCGTTACCTTTTGGTTTACTGCTGTACTTGTTTCGGACGGAGAGAGGGATGAAAACACGGGGAGCGGCCCGAACAAGAGTAGCGGAATAGCATAGATAGAATGTTTCATTCGTGACTTTTAGTTTTTTAATTTTTTTACCATTATCTGCAGTTCTAACAAAAAATCCTCTGCTGTCGTTCATCCTATCAATTATAATATTTTTGTTACAAACTATGTTTCTAACGTTCTCTTTACAATAAATAGTATGCAAATTCAAATAAAAATGTATATTTCTTTGGTTTTTCATGTGCTGATGTACAGTTTACCGATAAATTTAAACCATGACATACGAAGATTTTTTACATAGTTTAGAACGCGAAGATGCTCCACTAGAGCTTTCTGTACAGCTACAGGCGCTGTGGTACGACCGAAAAGGAGATTGGAAAAGGGCGCATGATCTTATCGATCACTTGGAAGACCGCACATCGGCCCATGTTCATGCTTACCTCCATCGTGTGGAGGGCGATGCTTGGAATGCACGTTACTGGTATAACCGTGCGCAGCAGCCGGTCTTCGAAGGGGCTTTAGAAGACGAATGGGAAGCGTTGTTAAAGCTATTGTTGAATTAGTTGTTGCTTAGGCTGTCTGTTGCGATGGTCGTTGGAGCTGTTCTTTGTTTACGTTCATTCCAAATCCATAATTTTCGCCAAAACTCAGAGAAGCTATTAAATTCTTGACGATATACCAATCCGACAGCACTGATGTAGTCACTGTATGGTGTGAAGAGGAAGTTTCGTGTGTTTAGGCGATTATATGCCCTTAATACAAGATTTCCGTCTTGTCGTAATCTGAATGTCACTTCGGCATCGGTAGCCACTTGATCTGAGAACAGCGTCAGGTCGTTGAGCTGGCTGCGGCTTCGGTCACTTACACCACCAGTCAAGATCAGCCGGTCGTCGAAAAAGCGCAAGGATGCGGA
This genomic window contains:
- a CDS encoding dihydrolipoamide acetyltransferase family protein, translated to MAIYKLLLPKMGESVSEATITKWVKAVGDTIVEDEAVVEIATDKVDSDVPSPVVGKLSKILFEENQVVQVGDVIALIEVEADDNNEVLRDDDAGTPAFLAPGPVADEEIIDTAKPTEVVSEESSTSEIPGVSLLQSNTEEMRIKQVGDRFYSPLVKNIAQEEGLRKEELDQIVGTGAEGRVTKQDVLDYLSKKRVIEQENPPVAEDKTATVAVPVSQPVETASVTEHAKFSTSGDEIIEMDRMRKLIADHMVHSVKTSPHVASFVEADVTHLVNWRNKVKDSYKQREGENITFTPLFIEAISKAIKDFPMINVSVDGHRIIKKKNINIGMAAALPSGNLIVPVIKNADQLSLVGLSKAVNDLANRSRGNKLKPDDTQGGTFTFSNIGAFGNIMGFPIINQPQAAILAVGTIKKRPAVLETADGDVIAIRHMMYLSMSYDHRVIDGALGGMFLKRVADYLESWDINREI
- a CDS encoding Tex family protein translates to MAYEIIISQELGITNRQVSTTIELLDEGATIPFIARYRKEMTGSLDEVQITSIRDRVQQLRDLDKRKEAVLKSVTEQGKLTAELEQQIKSAETMAILEDIYLPYKPKRKTRASVAREKGLQPLADQLLRQEHGAIAGWAEAFINEEHGVEKLEDALSGARDIIAEQIAEDADVRTRARKVFLDKGQFVSRVVAGKEEAALKYKDYFEWSEFLKDAPSHRVLAMRRGEKEELLYLDIAVDETEILPTIDRLYVKSSNEAAAQVRLALQDSYKRLLKPSMETEVRVLTRQRADEEAIRVFADNVRQLLLAAPLGQKRLLAIDPGFRTGCKTVVLDAQGTLLENTAIFPHTGAGGAAEAAKTVKHLVEKHNIEAIAVGNGTAGRETEEFVRKLGIQGVTLVMVNESGASIYSASDVAREEFPDHDVTVRGAVSIGRRLMDPLAELVKIDPKSIGVGQYQHDVDQNKLQTALDDTVISCVNAVGVELNTASKQVLAYVSGLGPSLAQQIVNYRMANGPFRSRKELKKVPRLGDKAFEQAAGFLRIRNGEHPLDASAVHPERYALVEQMAKDVNSKVADLLSNDELRKQIDLKKYVSDQVGLPTLNDILAELSKPGRDPREQFEEFNFTDGVNAVSDLRVGMKLPGIVTNITNFGAFVDIGVHQDGLVHLSQLANRYIADPHEVVKVQQKVMVTVTEVDERRNRIGLSMKTEEKRNPAPKRDRDNKPRQQPETDMASKLAALASKFK
- a CDS encoding MATE family efflux transporter, which codes for MLYTYYKKNKHFYWSAFALAGPVVISQLGQTLVHTADTIVVGKFAGTIPLAAVSLVHSVFIVVMVVGLGISYGLTPLIAQANGQGDKAACAKLLSNSLWLNILTAIVLFAVVNFGSVYAMQHMDQDPRVVETAKPYLLILMLSILPLMVFNTFKQFAEGLGFTKQAMNITIWGNVLNIILAVIFVKGFFGLKPMGIVGVGYATLIDRILMMVAMSAYVLRSRLFKVYTSYFRVRHVDLQKVKSIFKIGAPVALQYVFEVGAFAAASVIAGKIGAVEQASHQVAITLAAMTYMMASGIASAATIKTGHNYGKKNMERVQKFATVSYHLVLIFMVVCALIFTIFNQYLPLVISDDQAVIRISAQLLIIAGLFQLFDGTQVVGLGVLRGMGDVNVPTIITFIAYWIIGIPSAYLFGIYLNIGIQGVWYGLTLGLLSSSVLLFFRYRTIMRKRKSAFDNLQTS
- a CDS encoding RagB/SusD family nutrient uptake outer membrane protein, which produces MNTLYKLSIFALFAVGFSSCDSFLDREPLSQVTNDNFFNSETNANSAVIGMYRTMTSSFAWGQTAVIVPEFSARHVAHASAFPEYENFATHNVTVINPWTSNVWQGVYNTINAANNIILRVPEIPENAISVEKRNQFIGEGKFIRSLSYFFLVRAFGRVPLKLTATTEDEDQAIGQSDPEEIYAQIVTDLTESIEALAESNESVEATKGRATKAAARALLAKVYLYQAQYTNDYTQAANLAKEIIDSEAFQLVSSYPSIWQNENTTESIFELQFDDQTTNPLALVSNDNASMLFRAKDSTIVALFEEEDSRRDFSVFKGTRNQFYIGKFPNANPPSQNLPIIRLAEIYLIHAEAAARVSGTVSTDAFNSLNAVLTRANVSKEITEFTGLESFVQFVQEEKERELLFEGETWFDFCRTGLALEKYSTLSSEQYFVYPIPSGQIVLGGGLEQNPGY
- a CDS encoding SusC/RagA family TonB-linked outer membrane protein — protein: MKHSIYAIPLLLFGPLPVFSSLSPSETSTAVNQKVTTSLTNPLKENNTSRNYWSASPMVLDTLNAIKGSIKDEQGAPMQGVIVTVKGESVNVVSDEQGAYALEAKPDATLIFNKTDFARHEEPVNNRSEIHVVLKVAPPDSVKTDSTATATNAVDSTQTDSTATRATGLVPVQADSTQAKTAVKTDSAATPQNAQDLVQGTVRDANGPVAGATVSVKGQAITAATDDQGKFSIAAANSQALIFSAVGYKEHEEVLNNRKTVAVTLTQETKTIQSVQVVAVGYGTMERATLASSVSSIGSDQIENEVLPSIPQAIQGKAGGVQVSQKSGSPGGGLSIRVRGTTSINASSDPLYVIDGIPVNSTTNFTGGSTFDFGGGTQGINVLSSLNPSDVQSVEILKDAASSSIYGSRAANGVVLITTKKGDAGTSQFHFNMYEGYSEMPSERKYKMMNTAQYQDYMRDFYSIYQQEDPSRVIPDQILSNPSINTDWQDVVFRKAATRSYELAASGGSDKTQYYTSFGYMRQGGILHGSDFNRISGRINLNHQHSEKLNFATAINVTRAENDRIQEENSREGATKNGIFAPPNLNIYDENGNYVYDQVSATRENPLAILNLPINNAQTWRILANASAEYRIIPALALKTSFGVDASFIDETFFMPPSGLRAFASQGGIGARRNTRDQLWINETTLTFDKTFGDHHINALGGFSVQESRLEFVHGQRNNFPSNDIPYISAGGVVTGANSFPEEWAIASGFARVSYDFQKKYIVTANLRSDGSSRFGRENRWATFPSVAAAWRVSEESFMKEIPTINNLKLRGSWGVTGNQNIGNYASYSLYNGGNNYLGAPGFVPAVLGDINLKWETTQQTDIGIDLGLFNNRISILADYYYKKTSDLLIAVPILTSSGYLNQFTNSGDIENKGFEFELTTQNLVGAFKWTTSLNMTFNKNKVLALPPGIPRMLGGVGELNIAEAGLPLGTFFGWKMIGVNPETGLVEYEGRDGQPTTPSDPLDRQIIGDPNPQFFGGITNNFQYKNFDLSIMGQFSYGNDLFNYNLATGLGGSNLSSNGLVDWVDRWRQPGDQTDVPRPTPGNFDNSAISDRFVQDGSFFRLRNITLGYSLPKDLTDKIKVNKLRAYVTVQNAYVFTKYKGFDPEVGSSHGGANTGLIYGYDYGSYPQPRIFTAGINLSF
- a CDS encoding Sec-independent protein translocase subunit TatA/TatB produces the protein MTLGFLNIGSQEMILIVIVILLLFGGKKLPELARGLGRGIREFKDASEGIKREISDQINNFEKDLDVTAEEQPKADSQTAEVPTEEAVEEQVAEAKPKEEKKPLPTFSAPENTYQHDPGQQPSSGDQHYQYGYNDHFAAEDATKEESVVKADVEEPTKKA